The following proteins are encoded in a genomic region of Brachypodium distachyon strain Bd21 chromosome 1, Brachypodium_distachyon_v3.0, whole genome shotgun sequence:
- the LOC106865672 gene encoding uncharacterized protein LOC106865672: protein MEPDWQQQFENVEAYDMIESLKSMFQAQAKTERYQVSQALLGCKLKDGDPLSPHVIKMTGYVQSLDRLGFPISDEFATDIVLNSLPSAYAPFISNYHMHGMDKKLTELHGMLKTAEADLKKGTSQVLMVQNKAKFKKGSWTKKKKAKSGGKTQDSVPSAASGTKPSPAAGSTCFYCKTDGHWKRNCSKFLADKAKSGSGTSNSGAGKN, encoded by the exons ATGGAACCGGACTGGCAGCAGCAGTTcgagaatgttgaggcctaCGATATGATCGAAAGCCTCAAAAGTATGTTCCAGGCTCAGGCAAAGACCGAGAGGTATCAAGTCTCTCAAGCTTTGCTTGGCTGTAAGCTCAAAGATGGCGATCCACTGAGTCCGCACGTGATCAAGATGACTGGTTACGTGCAGTCTTTGGATAGGCTGGGTTTTCCCATAAGCGATGAGTTCGCTACAGATATAGTTCTGAACTCTCTTCCTAGTGCATATGCTCCGTTCATCTCGAActatcacatgcatggtatggataagaagctcactgaactacatgggatgctcaagacagcagaggctgacctcaagaaaggcaccagtcaagtgttgatggtgcagaataaggctaagttcaagaagggttcttggactaagaagaagaaggctaagtCAGGAGGCAAAACTCAGGACTCTGTCCCGAGCGCTGCCTCAGGGACTAAGCCATCTCCTGCAGCTGGATCCACTTGCTTCTATTGCAAGACGGATGGGcactggaagaggaactgcagcaagtttttggctgacaaagccaagagtggaagtgggacTTCTAACTCAG GGGCTGGTAAGAACTAG